One genomic segment of Chelonia mydas isolate rCheMyd1 chromosome 1, rCheMyd1.pri.v2, whole genome shotgun sequence includes these proteins:
- the LOC102947629 gene encoding olfactory receptor 51E2: MPSPNNTDFSPSSFILSGTPGLEVARFWLAFPLCSMYLVAIVGNGAVVFIVKTELSLHAPMYFFLCMLAAVDLALSTSTMPRMLSYLWFDWREISFGACLLQMFLIHSLSAVESTVLLAMAWDRYMAICHPLRHATILTNPMTAKIGLVAMARGVLFFLPLPLLILHLSFCGSNVLSHSYCLHQDVMNLACTSTTANVVYGLTAILLVMGLDALLIALSYFMIIKAVLQLSSRKERVKAFSTCVAHLCVVLAFYVPLIGLSVVHRFGKGLSPLVQVVMGDAYLLMPPLLNPIVYGARTKQIRRQILRWILHH, translated from the coding sequence ATGCCCTCTCCTAACAACACTGACTTCAGCCCTTCCTCCTTCATCTTGTCTGGCACACCCGGTCTGGAAGTTGCCCGTTTCTGGCTGGCGTTCCCTCTGTGCTCCATGTACCTCGTGGCCATTGTAGGCAACGGCGCGGTGGTGTTCATTGTAAAAACGGAGCTGAGCCTCCATGcccccatgtatttcttcctctgtATGCTGGCTGCCGTCGACCTGGCGCTATCCACCAGCACCATGCCCAGAATGCTCTCCTACCTGTGGTTTGACTGGAGGGAAATCAGCTTCGGCGCCTGCCTGCTCCAGATGTTCCTCATCCACTCCCTGTCTGCTGTCGAGTCCACCGTCTTGCTGGCCATGGCCTGGGATAGGTACATGGCCATCTGCCACCCTCTGCGGCACGCCACCATCCTCACCAATCCAATGACGGCGAAGATAGGCCTGGTTGCTATGGCTAGGGGCGTGCTGTTCTTCCTCCCTTTGCCCTTGCTCATTCTTCACCTGTCGTTCTGCGGCTCCAATGTCCTGTCGCACTCCTATTGTTTGCACCAGGACGTTATGAACCTGGCCTGCACCAGCACCACAGCCAATGTCGTCTATGGCTTGACTGCTATCCTCTTGGTGATGGGACTCGACGCGCTGCTGATTGCCTTGTCCTACTTCATGATCATCAAGGCTGTCTTGCAGCTGTCCTCGAGGAAGGAGCGTGTCAAGGCTTTCAGCACCTGCGTGGCCCACCTCTGTGTGGTCCTGGCTTTCTACGTGCCACTGATTGGACTGTCCGTGGTGCACAGGTTTGGGAAAGGCCTCAGTCCACTGGTTCAGGTTGTCATGGGGGACGCCTACCTCCTGATGCCGCCCCTGCTGAATCCCATTGTCTATGGAGCAAGAACCAAACAGATACGCAGACAGATCctgaggtggattctccatcactga
- the LOC102946506 gene encoding olfactory receptor 52K1, whose product MLLQGNLSAPNGTGSDPSVFFLTGIPGLEALHPWISIPFCSMFTVALLGNFTLLYVIKTEPSLHQPMFYFLAMLAVIDLVLSTTTVPKILSIFWFNSREISFNACLVQMFFLHSFSTLESTLLLAMAFDRYVAICNPLRYATILTNSVIAKIGLAALARAVLLVVPLPFLVRRLPYCGSHVISHCYCEHMAVVKLACADTRVNNVYGIMVVLFIAGLDLMFISLSYVNILRAVLSLASKEEQLKAFSTCGSHLCAILVFYIPVVLSSTIHRFRRHVAPHVHILLANFYLLFPPMMNPIVYGVKTKQIRDRVLLLFRGKSF is encoded by the coding sequence ATGCTCCTGCAGGGCAACCTGTCAGCTCCTAACGGCACAGGCTCTGATCCATCAGTGTTCTTCCTGACAGGCATCCCCGGGCTGGAAGCTCTGCACccctggatctccatccccttctgctcaATGTTCACCGTGGCCCTTCTAGGAAACTTCACCCTCTTGTATGTTATCAAGACAGAGCCCTCCCTCCATCAGCCCATGTTCTATTTCCTCGCCATGCTGGCCGTCATCGACCTGGTTTTATCCACAACCACCGTGCCGAAAAtactgagcatcttctggtttaATTCCAGGGAGATCAGCTTTAACGCCTGCCTGGTGCAGATGTTTTTCCTTCACTCATTCTCCACCCTGGAGTCTactctgctgctggccatggccTTCGACAGGTACGTGGCCATCTGCAACCCCCTGAGATATGCCACCATCCTGACCAATTCAGTGATAGCAAAGATCGGGCTGGCAGCTTTGGCCCGGGCTGTTCTGCTAGtggtccccctccccttcctcgtCAGGAGGCTGCCCTACTGCGGGTCCCACGTCATCTCCCATTGCTACTGCGAGCACATGgccgtggtgaagctggcctgtgccGACACCAGGGTCAATAATGTCTATGGGATCATGGTAGTTCTCTTCATTGCGGGGCTGGATCTGATGTTCATCTCCCTATCGTATGTCAACATCCTAAGGGCTGTCTTAAGCCTGGCATCCAAGGAAGAGCAGCTCAAAGCTTTCAGCACCTGTGGCTCCCACCTTTGCGCCATCTTAGTATTCTACATCCCTGTGGTCCTCTCCTCAACAATACACAGGTTCAGGCGCCATGTCGCCCCACACGTACACATCCTGCTGGCTAATTTCTACCTCCTCTTTCCTCCCATGATGAACCCCATCGTGTATGGTGTGAAAACCAAACAGATTCGTGACCGGGTGCTTCTCCTGTTCCGAGGGAAAAGCTTCTAG
- the LOC102946280 gene encoding olfactory receptor 52E4-like, which yields MSHYNHSNPSTFLLMGIPGLEATHFWIAFPFCAMYVVALLGNFILLFVIKTEPSLHLPMYHFLCMLAGIDLVLTTSTVPKILSIFWFHSHEIGFECCVVQMFFIHSFSAMESGVLLAMAFDRYVAICKPLRYTAILTNAIIAKIGLAVFMRGISLMTPLTCMVSRLPYCGPRVISHSYCEHMAVVKLACGDTTLNYVYGITTATFVVASDSIFITISYILILRAVLSLSSRDARLKSFSTCGSHVCVILLFYIPGLFSFYTQRWGQNIPTHIHILLAHLYIVVPPMLNPIIYGMKTKQIRGRLLSHSIQRDSRLGFEDAKQQ from the coding sequence ATGTCACACTACAATCActccaacccctccaccttcctccTAATGGGCATTCCGGGGCTGGAGGCCACCCACTTCTGGATCGCCTTCCCATTCTGTGCCATGTACGTTGTGGCCCTACTGGGGAACTTCATCCTCCTCTTTGTGATCAAGACGGAGCCGAGCCTGCACCTGCCCATGTACCacttcctctgcatgctggcaggcATCGACCTGGTGCTCACCACCTCCACCGTGCCCAAGAtcctgagcatcttctggttccaCTCCCATGAAATCGGCTTTGAGTGCTGCGTGGTCCAGATGTTCTTCATCCACAGTTTCTCTGCCATGGAGTCGGGGGTGCTGCTGGCCATGGCCTTTGACCGCTACGTCGCCATCTGCAAGCCATTGCGCTACACCGCCATCCTCACCAACGCCATCATCGCCAAGATCGGGTTGGCCGTCTTTATGCGGGGCATCAGCCTGATGACCCCCTTGACGTGCATGGTCAGCCGCCTGCCCTACTGTGGGCCCAGGGTCATCTCCCACTCCTACTGCGAGCACATGgccgtggtgaagctggcctgtggGGACACCACGCTCAACTATGTCTACGGGATAACGACCGCGACCTTTGTGGTGGCCTCAGACTCCATCTTCATCACCATCTCCTACATCCTGATCCTCCGGGCCGTCCTGAGCCTCTCCTCCAGGGACGCGCGCCTGAAATCCTTCAGCACCTGCGGCTCCCACGTGTGCGTCATCCTGCTCTTCTACATCCCGGGGCTGTTCTCCTTCTACACACAGCGCTGGGGCCAGAACATCCCCACGCACATCCACATCCTGCTGGCACACCTCTACATTGTGGTGCCACCCATGCTGAACCCCATCATATACGGCATGAAGACCAAGCAGATCAGGGGCCGGCTGCTGAGCCATTCTATCCAAAGAGACTCCAGGCTTGGCTTTGAGGATGCTAAACAGCAATGA